A genomic region of Enterococcus sp. 12C11_DIV0727 contains the following coding sequences:
- a CDS encoding carbohydrate ABC transporter permease, which produces MRKKPVSKVEIRSFNKPVNLFFNVLIAVFALSCVLPFLFVVAISLSNETALAAHGYSFWPKEFSIFGYTYLFDQMQDKIFQALFVTVLVTLVGTLINSTATSLYAYVISRSNFPFRRFFTVFCLITMLFSPGMVANYLVMTNLLQLKDTIWALILPMAVSPFNIIVMRTFFKRSVSESIIESARIDGASEMRIFIQIVLPLAVPGIATISLFAALGYWNDWFNALLYIQKDSLVPLQYLLMKIQNNIQYLTQNAGASSQLSGGMAAIPGESARMAIVVISTLPIAISYPFFQKYFVKGLTIGGVKE; this is translated from the coding sequence TTGAGGAAAAAGCCAGTTTCAAAAGTAGAAATTCGTTCGTTTAATAAACCAGTCAATTTATTTTTTAATGTGCTGATCGCTGTTTTTGCTCTATCTTGTGTGTTGCCGTTTTTATTTGTTGTGGCGATCTCACTTAGTAATGAAACCGCATTAGCTGCTCATGGATATAGTTTTTGGCCTAAGGAGTTTAGTATCTTTGGCTACACCTATCTATTTGATCAAATGCAGGATAAAATTTTTCAAGCGTTGTTTGTGACGGTTTTGGTTACGTTGGTCGGCACGCTGATCAATAGTACAGCGACATCCTTATATGCCTATGTGATTTCTAGATCTAATTTTCCGTTTCGTCGGTTTTTCACGGTTTTTTGTTTGATCACGATGTTATTTTCTCCAGGGATGGTCGCAAACTACTTAGTGATGACGAATTTACTTCAATTAAAAGATACGATTTGGGCGTTGATTTTGCCAATGGCAGTCAGTCCGTTTAATATTATTGTGATGCGGACATTTTTCAAACGCTCAGTGTCTGAGTCGATCATCGAGTCGGCACGGATTGATGGGGCTTCAGAGATGCGGATTTTTATTCAAATCGTATTACCGCTCGCGGTGCCTGGTATCGCAACAATCAGTTTGTTTGCAGCTTTAGGGTATTGGAATGACTGGTTTAACGCACTCTTATACATTCAAAAAGATAGTTTAGTTCCATTGCAATATTTATTGATGAAGATTCAAAATAATATTCAATATCTGACACAAAATGCTGGCGCCAGCAGTCAATTATCTGGTGGGATGGCAGCAATACCAGGAGAATCTGCTCGAATGGCGATCGTGGTTATTTCAACCTTACCGATTGCGATCAGCTATCCGTTTTTCCAAAAATATTTTGTTAAAGGGTTAACGATTGGTGGAGTTAAGGAATAA
- a CDS encoding ABC transporter permease yields the protein MKKKSKSALFFNNVWRYKALILMAIPAMLWMIFFFYIPVLTNVVAFKDFHISPDGFIASLKESPWVGLENFKFLFSSNDAFLITKNTVLYNVTFIVLNLIISVFFAIVMSELRNKRLVKVYQTMSLLPYFLSWVIIGYFVYAFLSPDKGIFNQWISSRGGTPINWYSEPKFWPFILVFIGTWKGIGYNSIIYFASVMGIDPTYYEAAMVDGASKWQQIKNVTIPQLLPLMTIMTILAVGNIFRADFGLFYNVPRNSGSLYQVTSVLDTYIFNGLTATGDIGMTAAAGLYQSTVGFVLLMVTNGIVRRFDNDSALF from the coding sequence ATGAAGAAAAAGTCAAAGAGTGCGCTGTTTTTTAACAATGTTTGGCGGTATAAAGCGTTGATCTTGATGGCGATCCCAGCGATGCTATGGATGATTTTTTTCTTTTATATTCCAGTGTTGACCAATGTGGTGGCGTTTAAAGACTTTCATATTTCACCAGACGGGTTTATTGCTAGCTTAAAGGAGAGTCCTTGGGTTGGCTTAGAGAATTTTAAGTTTTTGTTTTCTTCTAATGATGCGTTTCTGATTACGAAAAATACAGTGTTGTACAACGTGACCTTTATTGTTTTGAACCTTATCATTTCTGTATTTTTTGCAATCGTGATGAGTGAACTGAGGAATAAGCGTTTGGTAAAAGTCTACCAAACGATGTCTCTGTTACCTTATTTCTTATCTTGGGTTATCATTGGGTATTTTGTTTATGCCTTTTTAAGCCCAGATAAAGGGATCTTTAATCAGTGGATTTCAAGTCGTGGAGGTACGCCGATCAATTGGTATAGTGAACCGAAATTTTGGCCGTTTATCTTAGTCTTTATCGGAACGTGGAAAGGGATCGGCTATAATAGTATTATTTATTTTGCTTCTGTCATGGGAATCGATCCAACGTATTATGAGGCCGCAATGGTTGATGGCGCCAGCAAATGGCAACAAATCAAGAATGTTACGATTCCGCAATTATTACCTTTGATGACGATCATGACGATTTTAGCAGTGGGGAATATTTTTAGAGCGGACTTTGGTTTGTTCTATAATGTGCCGCGTAATTCTGGCTCGTTGTACCAAGTTACGTCAGTTTTAGATACGTATATCTTTAATGGTTTGACTGCGACAGGGGACATCGGGATGACGGCAGCAGCTGGATTGTATCAGTCAACAGTCGGATTTGTTCTGTTGATGGTGACAAATGGGATCGTTCGTCGTTTTGACAATGATTCGGCATTATTCTAA
- a CDS encoding RidA family protein codes for MQIYQNTKIASNKSLYISGQTPSKDGVTPQSIEAQTEVVLEKISAALQEHHLTVEDLVKITIYITDVSYLPGLRSKLAEFVGESKPTSTLVVVAGLIDPDFKVEIDGIAAF; via the coding sequence ATGCAAATTTATCAAAATACAAAAATCGCTAGCAACAAGTCCCTATACATTTCCGGTCAAACACCAAGTAAAGACGGAGTAACACCTCAAAGTATTGAAGCACAAACAGAGGTTGTACTTGAAAAAATCTCAGCTGCCTTACAAGAACATCATTTAACTGTTGAAGATTTAGTCAAGATCACGATCTATATTACCGATGTTTCTTATCTGCCGGGTCTTAGAAGTAAATTAGCCGAATTTGTAGGTGAGTCAAAACCAACTTCTACATTAGTAGTTGTTGCTGGGTTGATCGATCCAGATTTTAAAGTAGAAATTGATGGGATCGCTGCTTTTTAG
- a CDS encoding class I SAM-dependent methyltransferase: MNNHYYTENPELAHDLEQWSFELKGKKFQFLTDSGVFSRNTVDFGSRVLIDEFEWEDLPEGALLDVGCGYGPIGLTLASFSGRTVEMIDVNQRAVALAQENAKKNHVENVDIHTSNIYADTHEQQYAAIISNPPIRAGKKVVHEILSEAHPRLVVGGTLTVVIQKKQGAPSAEKKMAEVFGNVEIVTKDKGYYILKSVKEA, from the coding sequence ATGAATAATCATTATTATACAGAAAACCCAGAGTTAGCTCATGATTTAGAGCAGTGGTCATTTGAATTAAAAGGAAAGAAGTTTCAGTTTTTAACCGATAGTGGGGTATTTTCTCGTAATACGGTGGACTTTGGTTCCCGTGTATTGATCGATGAGTTTGAGTGGGAAGATCTTCCAGAAGGGGCGTTGCTTGATGTCGGTTGCGGTTATGGTCCGATTGGTTTAACGTTGGCTTCATTCAGTGGTAGAACAGTAGAAATGATCGATGTCAATCAGAGAGCAGTCGCTTTAGCGCAAGAAAACGCGAAGAAAAATCATGTTGAAAATGTCGATATCCACACATCAAATATCTATGCTGATACACATGAACAGCAATATGCTGCAATTATTAGCAACCCGCCGATCCGAGCTGGGAAAAAAGTAGTGCATGAAATTTTGAGTGAGGCCCATCCTAGACTAGTTGTCGGTGGAACGTTGACTGTCGTGATTCAAAAGAAACAAGGTGCGCCAAGTGCTGAGAAAAAAATGGCGGAAGTCTTTGGCAATGTAGAAATCGTGACAAAAGACAAAGGTTACTATATTTTGAAAAGCGTAAAAGAAGCATAA
- a CDS encoding GDSL-type esterase/lipase family protein, translating into MKKIVLFGDSITAGYGEEAITPILQNLITEDLAAQHYEEVMIVNAGMPGDTTQDAMKRLEKEVLAEQADIVTIFFGANDTNSDNLVSLEKYAENIETMITEIGKEKVVLLTPPYVDCARKPTRDHDRIREYVERVKVIGAKYEIPVIDLYKAMVVYPGTDEFLQADGLHFSKTGYDLLAALIVREIKGRLMTKENS; encoded by the coding sequence ATGAAAAAAATCGTTTTATTTGGAGATAGTATCACAGCAGGATACGGCGAGGAAGCCATCACGCCGATTTTACAAAATCTAATCACAGAAGATCTAGCGGCTCAACATTATGAAGAAGTGATGATCGTAAATGCTGGGATGCCGGGAGATACCACACAAGATGCAATGAAACGTTTGGAAAAAGAAGTCTTAGCAGAACAAGCCGATATCGTAACAATTTTCTTCGGTGCCAATGACACAAACAGTGACAACCTAGTTTCTTTAGAAAAATACGCAGAAAATATCGAAACAATGATCACTGAAATCGGTAAAGAAAAAGTCGTGTTACTCACACCGCCATATGTAGATTGTGCTAGAAAACCAACGCGGGATCATGATCGGATTCGTGAATATGTAGAACGAGTAAAAGTAATCGGCGCTAAATATGAAATTCCTGTCATTGATTTATACAAAGCAATGGTCGTTTACCCTGGCACAGATGAATTTTTACAAGCAGATGGACTACATTTTTCCAAAACGGGTTATGACTTACTCGCTGCCTTGATTGTTCGCGAAATAAAAGGTAGACTGATGACAAAAGAAAATAGTTAG